In Suricata suricatta isolate VVHF042 chromosome X, meerkat_22Aug2017_6uvM2_HiC, whole genome shotgun sequence, the DNA window GATGCAAGGTGTTAAGAAAGGCCAGAATCAAAGTTGCCCAGAAAACCACAGGCAAAGAAAATCCTGGTGTTCCGAGCAGGGTTCAGAGACGGCATCGAGCTTTTctagggaggaaaagagagaaacttcCAACGTGTAAACAAGAACTTCCAAAACATAGGGATCATCCTGGGAAAGGCCACGCAGGAGAGAAACTTTTTAAGTGTCAGGAATGTGAGAAAAGCTTCAAAGGTAGTTCTGGCCTTATTAAGCACCAGAGAATTCACACTGAAGAGAAACCCTATAAATGCCAGCAGTGTGATAGGAAGTTTAGGTGGAGTTCGGATCTTAATAAGCACTTAGTGGCACACCAAGGAATAAAACCATACAGATGCTCCTGGTGTGGAAAAAGCTTCGGTCACAGTAGAAATGTACACATACACCTAAGAATTCACACGGGAGAGAAGCCCTTCAAATGTTGTGAATGTGGAAAAAGATTCACCCAGAACTCTCATCTCATTAGACACCAGAGAACCCACACGGGCGAGCAGCCGTACGCTTGCAGTGTGTGCAAAAGGAGCTTTAGTAGGCGGTCAAGCCTGCTCCGGCACCAGAAACTCCACTGGAGCAGGGAATCCTGTCCAGGGAATCCCGTCCAGGGCCTCCAGTCTGAAGAAAAGCACCATAAGGATCCCGACCCCAGAGGTGATGAAAGAGCATAGCACTCTGAGGCACCAATGAGAAGTTGTCTGTCAGCAGCGGGGAATTTCGGAGGGGTACATGCTGTCCTGCACAGAAGGGAATCGAAGCGGTCTCTCTCGGTCAGCATTGtatcctcagtgcctggcacaagacTGATACGCAATGAGTACTTGAGAAATAAAAGAGTGGAAATAATAGTGGTCAGATATCTATcattatctcttcctctctccccctccccctctccctccctccctccctctccctgtctgtctggtTACTCAGCTTCCCCACTCTCTGTGACCTCAATTCTACAAGTATCAGGGGCTCAGCGAATACATGAATGGTCTCGGGTCctactctcattctttctcaggaGAGGTGGAAAATCCGAGTATTCAGGGCCTCCAAAGGGAGCTCAGAGCAAATTGCTAAGCTGGAGAGAGTTGCTATGGCTGGCGTTCTGGTGACAGGAACAGCCAAGTCCAGGGCTGAGGGAACTATATTCTGCACCAGGAAGAGGGCGTTTGGTGTGTGCCCTGGGGAACGTGCCCCCATTCCAGCGGCCTCCCCACTGGCCCTCACTACTGCGGTGTTTTACGTCAAGGATTCCAGGCAGCAGGTGAAGGCCTGAATGCCAGCACAGACCTAGGGACCTTGCGAGCACTTGATGTGTCTCCTGCTGGTCCCCTCTGCACTGAGGGATAGAGAATGAGATGACGAAGGAAGTGGTCAGGGCCCTCACCTAGgaatctgtctctcttttttttaatagtttattgtcaaattggtttccatgtaacatcca includes these proteins:
- the ZNF75D gene encoding zinc finger protein 75D isoform X2 → MQENYENVICLGLKLKNDTGNDQPTSVSTLEIQASGCKVLRKARIKVAQKTTGKENPGVPSRVQRRHRAFLGRKREKLPTCKQELPKHRDHPGKGHAGEKLFKCQECEKSFKGSSGLIKHQRIHTEEKPYKCQQCDRKFRWSSDLNKHLVAHQGIKPYRCSWCGKSFGHSRNVHIHLRIHTGEKPFKCCECGKRFTQNSHLIRHQRTHTGEQPYACSVCKRSFSRRSSLLRHQKLHWSRESCPGNPVQGLQSEEKHHKDPDPRGDERA